The nucleotide window GAACATCTGCTACACCGCCCTCAAGGTGTTCACCGAGTTCCCGCACGAGCCGTCGCCGCGCCTGGCCGCGATCGCGACCCAGCGCACCGGGCACGCGGTTGGCGCGGAGGCGTTCCGGAAACAGGTGAGCCGCGCGCGGTGTCTGATGGCCGAGTTGATCCTCACCGAGGCCGCCCGCGGGGTGATCCCGCCGACCGCGGACGGGGTCGAAGCCGAACTCCACGAACTCGGGCTCTGGTCCTACGTCGAGGACCACCTCCCGGACGACTGGCGCACCCGCTTCTTCAGCGCCTGACGCCAGATGGTCAATCCGGCCGAATCGGTAACCGCAGACGCAGACGGGGCGCGACCGCGTGCAACTCCGCCCGTGCCATCTGTAATGTGGTGGCTCGTCGTCTCCAACAAAATGACCCGCACCGGGCAGGGAGTCTTGAAGGGAGGACAACCTACCCCCCGGCCCCCTCCCTGAAGGGAGGGGGTGGCGCCTGGAGTGCTGGTCCCGGTGCGGCCCACACACGCGAAGCGAAGCCCCATCTCCAGCCCCTTTCATAGGGAGGGGAGGAAAACACGGGCGAACTCGAAGCGTCGCGCGCTCCTTTAGCGCCGGGACCAGCGCTCCAGGCGCCCCCCTCCCTTCAGGGAGGGGGCCGGGGGGTAGGTTGCCTTCCCTTCAAGGAGGTGCCGGGGGCGAGGCGCAGGCGAAACACGTGCCAAACGACGGCCTCTCCCCTGCAACCCACGGACCGGGGGCACCGACGGGTCAACAACGGGACATCCGCTGGGGCTCACGCGGGCGTCGGACTGGCGTATCGCTGGCAGGTCGCTACCACGAATCGCCCGCCGCAACGCCCCGGTACGGGGGTTGGGCCGCGTGCCGTGATGCAAGCGTCCGAACTGCATGCGGAAAAAAGGTGGTCGAACATGCCCAATATGCGGATTGCTTCGGCTCAGGGCATGAAGCAGCGGTTTCGATTGAAGCGGCGGGGGGTGTTATCGAATGACTTCATGGTACGAACGGTGCGGCGCCCCCTCTCACCCGCCACGGCCGGAGGGCCTACAATGGCGGGTAGCCACGCCTCACCTGAGCTGTTAGCCTAGCGGGTGGAATTTATCTGATCGCGCCGCCGAACCCTCCCAGGCGCGAAACTCGCGTCCACACAACCGGTAACTCCGGGTCTGTCGCGTTCCGATGTGGCGACCGGGTTGAGGGAGCGTCATGCACACCACGTCCGTGACACTGCTGGCCCGTCTCCGCCAGACCGGAGACGGAGACGCGTGGGCGCGGTTCGTCCGGACGTACTCGCCGCTCCTGTACGGGTGGGCCAGGCGGATGGCGCTCGCGCACGACGACGCGGTCGACTTGGTGCAGGACGTGTTCGCCGTTTTGGTCCAGCAAATCCCCCGGTTCGACTACGACGGGCAGCAGCGGTTCCGCGGCTGGCTGTGGACGATCACCCGCCGGCGGTGGGCGGACCGCAAACGGAAGGCGAGCCTTCCGATCGACCCCGGGCGCGACCCGTCCGAACTGCCGGCGGCCAGCGCTGACATCGGACTGGAAGAGGCCGAGTTTCGCGCGCACCTGATCCGGCACGTGGTTCCGACCCTTCGCGGGAACTTCCATGAGACCACCTGGCGGTCGTTCTGGAAGCACGTTGTTGACGGCCGGCCCGTGACCGAGGTGGCGGCCGAGGAGGGGGTCACCGTGGCGGCGGTCTACAAAGCCAAGCTGCGGGTGACCGCCCACCTCCAAAAGGAACTGGCCGACCTGATGACCGATTCACCCGGCGACCCGTTATGACCCCGACCGACCCGTGCCCGCCGGCCGCCGAATTCGAGGCCTTCCTGCGCGGCCGGCTCGACGACGCCCGGTCCGACGCCGTGGAGCGGCACGTCGAGCGGTGCGCCCGCTGTCAGCGGACGATTGACGGGTTGAGCGTGGACACACGGCTGACGGACGCCCTTCGGGGCGACGACGATCTGGCCGGTGCCCTTTCGGACCCCGTCACCGACCCGCGGGTCGGGGCGATGGTGGCCCGGATCGAGGAGATGGCCAGCCAGTTCACCCCGGCCGGGTTCGACCTTCACCCTTCGGCCACCGGGTCCGGGAGCGAGTGCCCGCCGTTCGATCCGCCGCACGCCCCAGAGGACCTGGGGCGGATGAGCGGGTACCGCGTGGTGCGGTTGCTCGGCGGCGGGGGAATGGGACTGGTGTATCTGGCCGAGGACGAGGCGCTGCGCCGGCCGGTGGCGGTGAAGATCCTCCGCCCGCGGCTCGCCCGCCACTCCCGCGCCCGGGACGGGTTCCTCCGGGAAGCCCGGGCGGTGGCGGCGCTCAAGCACGACAACGTGGTGACCGTTTTTCAGGTCGGCGAGGCGGTCGGCCCGGACGGCACGCCGGTGCCGTTCCTGGCCATGGAACTGCTGGAGGGTGAGAGCCTGGCGGACTGGTTGCGGCGCGGCGAGCGGGTGCCGGCCGGATGGGCCGCCCGGCTCGGTCGCCAAGCCGCCGAGGGGTTAGCTGCGGCCCACGCCCGCGGGGTCGTTCACCGCGACATCAAACCGGGCAACCTGTGGCTCGAGGTGCCGGCCGGGTGGGCCGACCTGCCGCCGGACGGCCGGGCGCCGCTGCCGGCCGTCGCCCGCGTCAAAGTGCTCGACTTCGGACTGGCCCAGCCGGCCGGGATCGGGGACCGCGCGTCGGTAGCGTTCGGCACGCCGGCGTACATGCCACCGGAGCAAGCGGCCGGGCAGGAAGTCGATCACCGGGCCGACCTGTTCAGCCTCGGAGTCGTGCTGTACGAACTCGTGGCCGGCCGATTGCCGTTCCCGCGCACCGAATCAGACGAACGCAGCTACGCAACACCCGAACCGGTCGAGCGCCTCGCCCCGGGCGTGCCGCCGGGTCTCGCCTACCTGATCGGCAGGCTCCTGTCCCCCGCGCCCGCCGACCGCCCGGCCACCGCCCGACAGGTCGCCGCCGAA belongs to Gemmata obscuriglobus and includes:
- a CDS encoding RNA polymerase sigma factor: MHTTSVTLLARLRQTGDGDAWARFVRTYSPLLYGWARRMALAHDDAVDLVQDVFAVLVQQIPRFDYDGQQRFRGWLWTITRRRWADRKRKASLPIDPGRDPSELPAASADIGLEEAEFRAHLIRHVVPTLRGNFHETTWRSFWKHVVDGRPVTEVAAEEGVTVAAVYKAKLRVTAHLQKELADLMTDSPGDPL
- a CDS encoding protein kinase domain-containing protein: MTPTDPCPPAAEFEAFLRGRLDDARSDAVERHVERCARCQRTIDGLSVDTRLTDALRGDDDLAGALSDPVTDPRVGAMVARIEEMASQFTPAGFDLHPSATGSGSECPPFDPPHAPEDLGRMSGYRVVRLLGGGGMGLVYLAEDEALRRPVAVKILRPRLARHSRARDGFLREARAVAALKHDNVVTVFQVGEAVGPDGTPVPFLAMELLEGESLADWLRRGERVPAGWAARLGRQAAEGLAAAHARGVVHRDIKPGNLWLEVPAGWADLPPDGRAPLPAVARVKVLDFGLAQPAGIGDRASVAFGTPAYMPPEQAAGQEVDHRADLFSLGVVLYELVAGRLPFPRTESDERSYATPEPVERLAPGVPPGLAYLIGRLLSPAPADRPATARQVAAELLALTTEGGGTAGRDLPARRRLRRVAWAFGLAAFVLLFAGICLAGNKFRQPGGQVESGPLTRPGPPDDEWVAAVTALPVDRQPGAVIDKLCELNPGYDGQVAKLGFENGMVTEFAIKTDDVSDIRPLRALTGLKSLSVTGSAPGLGRLADLSAIRGLPLTVLNIWQNPALTDLSATRGMQLTVMQAGDTAVADLSPLEGMPISILAVNNCRVRDVSPVRTLAKVRLFRCDGCPIDTLEPLAGSKVRELICDFRPTRGDAAVLARMPQLESINRLTTADFLRRHAAVR